One genomic segment of Mycolicibacterium psychrotolerans includes these proteins:
- the pheT gene encoding phenylalanine--tRNA ligase subunit beta: MRLPYSWLREIVQAGAPGWDVSPEELEQTLIRIGHEVEEIIAVGPVSGPLTVGRVTAIEELAEFKKPIRAVKVDVGEAEPRDIVCGATNFAVGDLVVVALPGAVLPGDFAIAARKTYGRTSDGMICSSSELNLGADHSGILVLAPGTAEPGAAAHDVLGLDDVVFHLAITPDRGYCLSVRGMAREIANAYDLDYVDPADIAPLPVDGEAWPVSIDPAAGVQRFGLRPVTGIDPGAVSPWWLQRRLLLSGIRAISPAVDVTNYVMLELGHPMHAHDSSLISGGYRVRFAEPGETVVTLDDVERRLDPADVLIVDDVATAAIGGVMGAGTTEVRDSTTDVLLEAAVWDPAAVSRTQRRLRLYSEAGRRYERTVDPAISVAALDRCASLLAEIAGGTVQPTLTDWRGEPPRQDWSPPPVSMPVDLPDRTAGVAYAQGAAQKRLTQIGARVTIEGDLLTAVPPSWRPDMRQPADLVEEVMRLEGLDLIPSVLPAAPAGRGLTAVQKRRRAIGKSLALSGYVEILPTPFLPAGIFDQWGLPVDDPRRRTAHVLNPLESDRPALATTLLPGLLEALLRNVSRGATDTALFAIAQVVEPTNQTRAIERIPNDRRPTDDEIAVLDASLPRQPQHVAAVLTGLREPAGPWGPGRQVEPADAFEAVRVIGRAAGVDVTLRAAERLPWHPGRCAEVCIVDTVVGHAGQLHPAVIERSGLPKGTCAVELDLDAVPLTELLPAPGVSPFPAVFQDVALVVDDGVPAQSVVDAVRHGAGALLEDVRLFDVYTGPQIGEGRKSLALALRFRAPDRTLTEDEASAARDAAVRAAAERLGAEQRR, translated from the coding sequence ATGCGCCTTCCCTACAGCTGGCTGCGGGAGATCGTGCAGGCCGGCGCTCCGGGCTGGGACGTGTCGCCCGAGGAGCTCGAGCAGACGCTGATCCGCATCGGCCACGAGGTCGAGGAGATCATCGCCGTGGGCCCGGTCAGCGGACCGCTGACCGTCGGCCGGGTGACCGCCATCGAGGAGCTCGCCGAGTTCAAGAAGCCGATCCGCGCCGTCAAGGTCGACGTCGGTGAAGCGGAGCCGCGCGACATCGTCTGCGGGGCAACCAACTTCGCCGTCGGTGACCTCGTCGTGGTCGCGCTGCCCGGCGCCGTGCTGCCCGGCGATTTCGCCATCGCCGCGCGCAAGACCTACGGGCGCACCTCCGACGGCATGATCTGCTCGTCGTCCGAGCTCAACCTCGGCGCCGACCACTCGGGCATCCTGGTGCTCGCACCGGGCACCGCGGAGCCCGGCGCGGCCGCCCACGACGTGCTGGGCCTCGACGACGTGGTGTTCCATCTCGCGATCACCCCGGATCGGGGCTACTGCCTGTCGGTCCGCGGCATGGCGCGCGAGATCGCCAACGCCTACGACCTCGACTACGTCGACCCCGCCGACATCGCACCGCTGCCCGTGGACGGCGAGGCGTGGCCGGTGTCGATCGATCCCGCCGCCGGCGTGCAGCGTTTCGGTCTGCGTCCGGTGACCGGTATCGACCCGGGTGCGGTGTCGCCGTGGTGGTTACAGCGCCGACTGTTGCTCAGCGGCATCAGGGCGATCTCGCCGGCGGTCGACGTCACAAACTACGTGATGCTCGAACTGGGCCACCCGATGCATGCCCACGACAGCAGCCTGATCAGCGGTGGCTACCGGGTCCGGTTCGCCGAACCCGGAGAGACCGTGGTCACGCTCGACGACGTGGAACGCCGCCTCGACCCGGCCGACGTGCTCATCGTCGACGACGTCGCCACGGCCGCCATCGGCGGGGTCATGGGCGCGGGCACCACCGAGGTGCGGGACAGCACCACCGACGTCCTACTCGAGGCCGCGGTCTGGGACCCCGCCGCGGTGTCGCGCACTCAGCGTCGCCTGCGCCTGTACAGCGAGGCCGGTCGCCGCTACGAACGCACGGTCGATCCGGCGATCTCCGTGGCCGCGCTCGACCGCTGCGCGTCGCTGCTTGCCGAGATCGCCGGCGGCACAGTGCAACCCACCCTCACCGACTGGCGCGGAGAGCCACCGCGGCAGGACTGGTCGCCGCCGCCGGTGAGCATGCCCGTCGACCTGCCCGACCGCACGGCCGGGGTGGCGTACGCGCAGGGAGCGGCGCAGAAGCGGCTGACCCAGATCGGCGCGCGCGTCACGATCGAAGGCGACCTGCTGACGGCCGTGCCGCCCAGCTGGCGGCCGGACATGCGGCAGCCGGCGGATCTGGTGGAGGAGGTCATGCGCCTCGAGGGGCTGGACCTGATTCCCTCGGTGCTGCCCGCCGCGCCGGCCGGCCGCGGACTGACCGCGGTCCAGAAGCGGCGCCGGGCCATCGGGAAGTCGCTGGCACTCAGCGGTTACGTCGAGATCCTGCCCACCCCGTTCCTGCCCGCCGGGATCTTCGACCAGTGGGGCCTTCCGGTCGACGATCCGCGCCGCCGCACCGCCCACGTGCTCAACCCGCTCGAGTCCGACCGGCCCGCGCTGGCCACCACGCTGCTGCCTGGACTGTTGGAAGCGTTGCTGCGCAATGTCTCTCGCGGTGCCACCGATACGGCGCTGTTCGCGATCGCGCAGGTGGTCGAGCCGACGAACCAGACCCGCGCGATCGAGCGGATCCCGAACGACCGGCGCCCGACCGACGACGAGATCGCCGTCCTGGACGCCTCGCTGCCCCGGCAACCCCAGCATGTGGCCGCGGTGCTCACCGGACTCCGCGAACCCGCGGGTCCGTGGGGTCCCGGCCGGCAGGTCGAGCCCGCCGACGCCTTCGAGGCGGTGCGCGTCATCGGTCGTGCCGCCGGTGTCGATGTCACGCTGCGCGCGGCCGAGCGCCTGCCCTGGCACCCCGGCCGCTGCGCCGAGGTCTGCATCGTCGACACCGTCGTGGGTCACGCCGGCCAGCTGCACCCGGCGGTCATCGAGCGCTCCGGCCTGCCGAAGGGCACCTGTGCGGTCGAGCTGGACCTCGACGCCGTGCCCCTGACCGAGCTGCTGCCCGCACCGGGTGTGTCACCCTTCCCGGCCGTCTTCCAGGATGTCGCGCTCGTCGTCGACGACGGCGTGCCGGCGCAGAGCGTGGTGGACGCGGTCCGTCACGGCGCCGGCGCACTGCTCGAGGACGTCCGGCTCTTCGACGTCTACACCGGCCCGCAGATCGGCGAAGGCCGCAAATCGCTCGCGTTGGCGCTGCGGTTCCGCGCACCCGACCGGACACTCACCGAGGACGAGGCCAGCGCGGCCCGCGACGCGGCGGTGCGCGCCGCGGCCGAGAGGCTCGGCGCCGAACAGCGCCGCTGA
- the pheS gene encoding phenylalanine--tRNA ligase subunit alpha, with translation MADQPVNLSDETLADAVSAAGRAFAQASTLDELARAKTDHLGDRSPIALARQALGSLPKADRADAGKRVNVARTAAQSAYDERLATLRAERDAAVLVAERIDVTLPSTRQPVGARHPITILAEHVADTFVAMGWELAEGPEVETEQFNFDALNFPPDHPARSEQDTFHVAPEGSRQVLRTHTSPVQIRALLERELPVYIVSIGRTFRTDELDATHTPVFHQVEGLAVDKGLTMANLRGTLDAFARAEFGPQGRTRFRPHFFPFTEPSAEVDIWFPNKKGGPGWVEWGGCGMVNPNVLRACGIDPQEYSGFAFGMGLERTLQFRNGIPDMRDMVEGDVRFSLPFGVGA, from the coding sequence GTGGCTGATCAGCCGGTGAATCTTTCCGACGAAACGTTGGCCGACGCGGTCAGCGCAGCAGGTCGTGCGTTCGCGCAGGCGTCGACCCTCGACGAGCTGGCGCGCGCCAAGACCGACCACCTCGGTGACCGGTCGCCGATCGCACTGGCACGCCAGGCGCTCGGGTCGCTGCCCAAGGCCGACCGCGCCGATGCCGGCAAGCGGGTCAACGTCGCGCGCACCGCCGCGCAGAGCGCCTACGACGAGCGGCTGGCCACACTGCGCGCCGAACGCGACGCCGCGGTCCTGGTAGCCGAGCGCATCGACGTCACGCTGCCCTCGACGCGGCAGCCCGTCGGGGCCCGGCACCCGATCACGATCCTGGCCGAACACGTCGCCGACACCTTCGTGGCGATGGGCTGGGAGTTGGCCGAGGGGCCGGAGGTCGAGACCGAACAGTTCAACTTCGACGCCCTGAACTTCCCGCCCGACCATCCGGCCCGCAGCGAGCAGGACACGTTTCACGTCGCCCCCGAAGGATCCCGGCAGGTGCTGCGCACGCACACCTCGCCGGTGCAGATCCGCGCCCTGCTGGAGCGCGAGCTGCCGGTCTACATCGTCTCGATCGGTCGGACCTTCCGCACCGACGAACTCGACGCCACCCACACCCCGGTGTTCCATCAGGTGGAGGGCCTCGCCGTCGACAAGGGCCTGACCATGGCCAACCTGCGGGGCACCCTCGACGCGTTCGCCCGGGCCGAGTTCGGACCGCAGGGGCGTACCCGGTTCCGGCCGCACTTCTTCCCGTTCACCGAGCCCTCCGCGGAGGTCGACATCTGGTTCCCGAACAAGAAGGGCGGCCCCGGCTGGGTCGAGTGGGGCGGCTGCGGGATGGTGAACCCGAACGTGTTGCGCGCCTGCGGGATCGACCCGCAGGAGTACTCGGGTTTCGCGTTCGGCATGGGGCTGGAACGCACCCTGCAGTTCCGCAACGGCATTCCCGACATGCGCGACATGGTCGAGGGTGACGTGCGCTTCTCGTTGCCGTTCGGGGTGGGAGCCTGA
- a CDS encoding FMN-binding glutamate synthase family protein — translation MIRPLLIVGIWLLGAAAAALAVLRHAGWGLAAAVLLGLAAVGTWDLVQRRHTILRLYPILGHIRFLMELIRPEVRQYFVESNIEATPFDRETRDLVYERAKGTKGDEPFGTERDVTAVGYEFLRHSLRARFAEDLDPRVRLGGPDCTQPYDIAMLNVSAMSFGALSANAISALNAGAARGGFAHDTGEGGISPYHLAGGGDLIWEIGSGYFGCRDADGRFDAARFAEKAALPAVKAISIKLSQGAKPGLGGVLPGAKVSPEIAETRGVPVGRTVVSPPAHSAFGTPTEFAGFIAMLRRISGGKPVGFKLCVGARTEFLSLCKGFLATGITPDFVIVDGGEGGTGAAPQEFEDHVGMPLTEGLMLVHNCLVGTGLRDRIKIGASGKVASGVDIVSRVCQGADFTLAARAMMFAVGCIQALKCNTNRCPTGVATQDPARSRALDVADKTMRVFNFQRATVASAAQIVASMGLNGFHELSPAMLNRRTGGRRTRTYAEFYEWLVPGELLDDPPLSWRSDWITASADAFI, via the coding sequence GTGATCCGGCCCCTTCTGATCGTCGGGATCTGGCTGCTGGGGGCGGCCGCGGCGGCGCTGGCCGTGCTCCGGCACGCCGGGTGGGGGCTGGCGGCGGCGGTGCTGCTGGGGCTCGCGGCCGTCGGCACGTGGGACCTGGTGCAGCGACGGCACACGATCCTGCGGCTCTATCCGATCCTCGGGCACATCCGGTTTCTGATGGAACTGATCCGTCCCGAGGTCCGGCAGTACTTCGTCGAGTCGAACATCGAGGCGACGCCGTTCGACCGGGAGACCCGCGATCTGGTTTACGAACGGGCCAAGGGCACCAAGGGCGACGAGCCGTTCGGGACCGAGCGCGACGTCACCGCCGTCGGCTATGAGTTCCTGCGGCACTCGCTGCGGGCGCGGTTCGCCGAGGATCTCGATCCGCGTGTCCGGCTGGGTGGTCCGGACTGCACACAGCCGTACGACATCGCGATGCTGAACGTCTCGGCGATGAGCTTCGGGGCGCTGTCGGCCAACGCGATCTCGGCGTTGAATGCGGGAGCTGCCCGCGGTGGGTTCGCCCATGACACCGGTGAGGGCGGGATCAGCCCGTATCACCTCGCCGGCGGCGGCGACCTGATCTGGGAGATCGGGTCCGGGTACTTCGGGTGCCGTGACGCCGACGGCAGGTTCGACGCCGCCCGGTTCGCCGAGAAGGCGGCACTGCCCGCCGTGAAGGCCATCTCGATCAAGTTGTCCCAGGGCGCCAAGCCGGGTCTCGGCGGTGTGCTGCCCGGAGCGAAGGTCAGCCCCGAGATCGCCGAGACCCGCGGGGTGCCGGTGGGCCGCACGGTGGTGTCGCCGCCGGCGCACAGCGCCTTCGGTACGCCCACGGAGTTCGCCGGCTTCATCGCGATGTTGCGGAGGATCTCCGGCGGCAAACCCGTGGGCTTCAAACTGTGCGTGGGCGCGCGCACCGAGTTCCTGTCGCTGTGCAAGGGGTTTCTTGCCACCGGTATCACGCCCGACTTCGTGATCGTCGACGGCGGGGAGGGCGGCACGGGAGCGGCCCCGCAGGAGTTCGAGGATCACGTCGGGATGCCGCTGACCGAGGGCCTGATGTTGGTGCACAACTGCCTGGTGGGCACCGGATTGCGGGATCGGATCAAGATCGGGGCGTCCGGAAAGGTGGCCAGCGGTGTCGACATCGTCAGCCGGGTCTGCCAGGGTGCGGACTTCACGCTGGCCGCCCGGGCGATGATGTTCGCCGTCGGCTGTATACAGGCGCTGAAATGCAACACCAATCGCTGCCCCACGGGCGTCGCGACCCAGGATCCGGCCCGGAGCCGGGCGCTCGACGTCGCGGACAAGACGATGCGGGTGTTCAACTTCCAGCGCGCCACCGTGGCCAGCGCGGCGCAGATCGTGGCGTCGATGGGGCTCAACGGTTTTCACGAGTTGTCCCCCGCGATGCTGAACCGCCGCACCGGAGGCCGGCGCACCCGCACCTACGCCGAATTCTACGAATGGCTGGTGCCGGGCGAACTGCTCGACGACCCGCCGCTGTCGTGGCGCTCCGACTGGATCACCGCGTCGGCCGACGCGTTCATCTGA
- a CDS encoding rhomboid-like protein, which produces MLSGLLVIVRRARVTVSYAVIVATVTAVMVRMDPTMHDSLIRHASTNLHNLSRGRVGTLVGSAFVVDAGSIYLWLPGLVCLLLAAELTCGGWRLVLTFVTGHVGATLLVAAGLATAVEFDWLSASIARAPDVGMSYGAMAVVGALTAALPPRWRPAWLGFWFAAAAVVIAGGAGFTDVGHVVALTLGVLVSTRFGVQSRWSVPRAVLLALGASFGFLVLADGMVSMIYGLAWGALGALTAAGFDRLLTAAPQMNASADAVIQSERHDSGGSSSSSPGTSHS; this is translated from the coding sequence GTGCTGTCCGGGTTGCTCGTCATCGTGCGGCGCGCGCGGGTCACCGTGAGCTATGCGGTGATCGTGGCGACGGTCACCGCAGTGATGGTGCGCATGGACCCGACGATGCACGACTCGCTGATCCGGCACGCCAGTACCAATCTGCACAATTTGAGCCGCGGGCGCGTCGGAACGCTCGTCGGCAGCGCGTTCGTCGTCGACGCCGGATCGATCTATCTCTGGCTGCCCGGGTTGGTCTGTCTGCTGCTGGCGGCCGAATTGACCTGTGGGGGTTGGCGCCTCGTGCTGACCTTCGTCACCGGGCACGTGGGCGCGACGCTTCTGGTGGCTGCGGGGCTGGCCACGGCGGTCGAATTCGACTGGCTCTCGGCGTCGATCGCCCGGGCGCCTGATGTTGGGATGAGCTACGGCGCCATGGCCGTGGTGGGTGCACTCACTGCCGCGCTCCCGCCGCGCTGGCGGCCGGCCTGGCTCGGATTCTGGTTCGCCGCTGCCGCCGTCGTCATCGCGGGTGGGGCGGGCTTCACCGATGTCGGACACGTGGTGGCGCTGACTCTCGGCGTACTGGTGTCGACTCGCTTCGGCGTGCAGTCGCGCTGGTCGGTTCCGCGGGCGGTCCTGCTGGCACTCGGTGCGTCGTTCGGTTTCCTCGTGCTCGCCGACGGAATGGTGTCGATGATCTACGGCCTCGCCTGGGGCGCGCTCGGTGCGCTGACCGCCGCAGGATTCGATCGTCTGCTGACGGCCGCCCCTCAGATGAACGCGTCGGCCGACGCGGTGATCCAGTCGGAGCGCCACGACAGCGGCGGGTCGTCGAGCAGTTCGCCCGGCACCAGCCATTCGTAG
- a CDS encoding adenylate/guanylate cyclase domain-containing protein, protein MDDDPPREHAGGQPPTPLRWLRSVNHHTAAVAFLRRARRALPGDPEFGDPLSVAGVGGPRAAARAADRLLQREAVTREVSLGALQVWQALTERVSGRPANAEVTLVFTDLVGFSTWSLRAGDDATLRLLRRVAQVVEPPLLESGGHIVKRMGDGLMAVFTDPATAVRAVLAARAGVKTVEVEGYTPRMRVGVHTGRPQRLGSDWLGVDVNLAARVMERATRGELVVSQSTFERIAPEELERLGVTVKRLRRPVFTGKQDGVPDDFTMYRLRIRRQFSGDEEEDDAAAGA, encoded by the coding sequence GTGGATGACGACCCGCCGCGTGAGCATGCAGGCGGTCAGCCGCCAACACCGCTGCGGTGGCTGCGCAGCGTCAACCACCACACTGCAGCGGTGGCCTTCCTGCGGCGCGCGCGTCGGGCACTGCCGGGAGATCCCGAGTTCGGCGACCCACTGTCGGTCGCGGGGGTGGGAGGTCCCCGCGCGGCCGCGCGGGCCGCGGACCGGCTGCTGCAACGCGAAGCAGTCACCCGGGAGGTCAGCCTCGGCGCCCTGCAGGTCTGGCAGGCCCTCACCGAGCGGGTCTCGGGGCGGCCCGCCAACGCGGAGGTGACGCTGGTCTTCACCGATCTCGTCGGGTTCTCGACGTGGTCGCTGCGCGCCGGCGACGACGCGACGCTGCGCCTGTTGCGGCGCGTCGCGCAGGTGGTGGAGCCGCCGCTGCTGGAGTCCGGCGGCCACATCGTCAAGCGGATGGGCGACGGGCTGATGGCGGTGTTCACCGACCCGGCGACCGCGGTGCGCGCGGTCCTTGCTGCCCGCGCGGGCGTGAAAACCGTTGAGGTCGAGGGTTATACGCCGCGCATGCGGGTCGGCGTGCACACCGGCCGGCCGCAGCGTCTTGGTTCTGACTGGCTGGGTGTCGACGTGAACCTCGCCGCGCGCGTGATGGAGCGGGCCACCCGCGGCGAGCTCGTCGTCTCCCAGTCCACCTTCGAGCGGATCGCGCCGGAGGAGCTGGAGCGCCTCGGCGTCACGGTCAAGCGACTCCGAAGGCCGGTGTTCACCGGGAAGCAGGACGGCGTGCCCGACGACTTCACCATGTACCGGTTGAGGATTCGCAGGCAGTTCTCAGGCGACGAGGAGGAGGACGACGCCGCAGCCGGCGCATAG
- a CDS encoding oxygenase MpaB family protein — MRSTVMASSDTTAAPLGPDSLTWKYFGDVRTGMLGVWIGAIQNMYPHLGAAVEDHSILLREPLQRVARSVYPIMGVVYDGDRAARTGAQIKGYHATIKGVDADGRRYHALDPETFYWAHATFFMLIIKTAEYFCGGLTEAEKRQLFDEHVQWYRMYGMSMRPVPGSWEEFCDYWDRTCREDLEITRATRDIFSIRIPKPRFVLMPTPVWDQLFKPMVGAQRWIAAGLFDPAVREKAGMRWTPGDEVLLRLFGKLVELAFVAVPDEIRLHPRAVAAYRRVEGKVAPDSPLVEAPAFTAPPADRRDMPMHYSPPHKTLLSTVGSLVHTTFSLAGVRPARGRTRVRAA, encoded by the coding sequence ATGCGATCAACGGTGATGGCGAGCTCCGACACGACCGCGGCACCGCTGGGCCCGGATTCGCTGACCTGGAAGTACTTCGGCGATGTGCGCACCGGCATGCTCGGCGTCTGGATCGGGGCGATCCAGAACATGTACCCGCACCTCGGTGCCGCCGTCGAGGACCACTCGATCCTGTTGCGCGAACCGCTGCAGCGGGTCGCGCGGTCGGTCTACCCGATCATGGGGGTGGTCTACGACGGTGACCGAGCCGCCCGGACCGGCGCGCAGATCAAGGGCTACCACGCGACCATCAAGGGCGTCGACGCCGACGGCCGCCGCTACCACGCGCTCGATCCGGAGACGTTCTACTGGGCGCACGCCACCTTCTTCATGCTGATCATCAAGACCGCCGAGTACTTCTGCGGCGGACTGACCGAAGCGGAGAAGCGGCAATTGTTCGACGAGCACGTCCAGTGGTACCGGATGTACGGCATGAGCATGCGGCCGGTGCCGGGCTCCTGGGAGGAGTTCTGCGACTACTGGGACCGCACGTGTCGAGAGGATCTCGAGATCACCCGGGCCACCCGGGACATCTTCTCGATCCGGATTCCCAAGCCGCGCTTCGTCTTGATGCCCACGCCGGTGTGGGACCAGCTGTTCAAGCCGATGGTCGGCGCGCAGCGGTGGATCGCGGCGGGACTGTTCGATCCGGCCGTGCGGGAGAAGGCCGGCATGCGGTGGACACCGGGCGACGAGGTTCTGCTGCGGCTGTTCGGCAAGCTGGTCGAGCTCGCCTTCGTCGCCGTGCCCGACGAGATCAGGCTGCATCCACGCGCCGTCGCCGCCTACCGGCGCGTCGAGGGCAAGGTGGCCCCGGACTCGCCGCTGGTCGAGGCGCCGGCGTTCACGGCTCCCCCGGCCGATCGACGGGACATGCCGATGCACTACTCGCCGCCGCACAAGACGTTGCTGTCCACGGTGGGTTCGCTGGTCCACACCACCTTCTCGCTGGCCGGCGTCCGTCCCGCGCGGGGACGCACCCGGGTCCGGGCGGCCTGA
- a CDS encoding acyl-CoA dehydrogenase family protein: MLDWSDVDIAVRDAVREFVDKEIRPHVDALENGDMEPYPVIRKLFATFGIAEMARDSLNRRLDRLRSGEQSEGPSSGGMFGGDADSAGMGFVVVSELCRVCMGVVTGMGVSLGLTVPTIMSRGTLAQQERWLPDLVTYDKVGAWAITEPDSGSDAFGGMKSTVVRDGEGYVLNGQKTFITNGPDADVVVVYAKLDEGGSGGVTDRRDRKVLTFVLDRGMDGFVQSKPFRKMGIHSSRTGELFFHDVRLGRDRLLGESEHSPAGDGRDSARSNFSAERIGVAAMALGVIEECLRLCTDYAKTRTLWGSEIGRFQLIQLKLAQMEVARLNVRNMVFRVIEAARSGASISLAEASAIKWYCSQAATDVAMEAVQLFGGNGYMTEYRVEQLARDAKSLMIYAGSNEVQITHVARDLLGG; this comes from the coding sequence ATGCTCGACTGGTCCGACGTCGACATCGCCGTGCGCGACGCGGTGCGCGAATTCGTGGACAAGGAGATCCGCCCCCACGTCGACGCACTCGAGAACGGCGACATGGAGCCCTATCCGGTGATCCGCAAGTTGTTCGCGACGTTCGGCATCGCCGAGATGGCCCGCGACTCGCTCAACAGGCGGCTCGATCGGCTGCGCAGTGGCGAGCAGAGCGAAGGGCCGTCTTCGGGTGGCATGTTCGGCGGTGACGCGGACTCGGCCGGAATGGGATTCGTGGTCGTCAGCGAACTCTGCCGGGTCTGCATGGGTGTCGTCACCGGGATGGGCGTCAGCCTCGGCCTCACTGTGCCGACGATCATGAGCCGCGGCACGCTCGCTCAGCAGGAACGCTGGCTGCCCGATCTGGTGACCTACGACAAGGTCGGCGCCTGGGCGATCACCGAACCGGATTCCGGCTCAGACGCTTTCGGTGGCATGAAGTCGACGGTGGTGCGTGACGGCGAGGGCTATGTCCTCAACGGTCAGAAGACGTTCATCACCAACGGCCCCGACGCCGACGTCGTCGTGGTGTACGCGAAGCTCGACGAGGGCGGTTCCGGGGGCGTCACCGACAGGCGCGACCGCAAGGTCCTCACGTTCGTGCTCGATCGCGGGATGGACGGATTCGTGCAATCCAAGCCGTTCCGCAAGATGGGCATCCACTCGTCCCGCACCGGTGAACTGTTCTTCCACGACGTGCGGCTCGGCCGGGACCGGTTACTCGGCGAATCCGAGCACAGTCCCGCGGGCGACGGCCGCGACAGCGCGCGCTCGAACTTCTCCGCCGAACGGATCGGGGTGGCCGCGATGGCGCTCGGCGTCATCGAGGAATGCCTGCGGCTGTGCACCGACTACGCGAAGACGCGCACGCTGTGGGGCAGCGAGATCGGGCGTTTCCAGCTGATCCAGCTGAAACTGGCTCAGATGGAAGTGGCCCGGCTGAACGTTCGCAACATGGTGTTCCGCGTCATCGAGGCGGCCCGGTCCGGAGCGTCGATCTCGCTCGCCGAGGCCTCGGCGATCAAGTGGTACTGCTCGCAGGCCGCCACCGACGTCGCGATGGAGGCGGTCCAGCTGTTCGGCGGCAACGGCTACATGACCGAGTACCGGGTGGAACAATTGGCGCGCGACGCCAAGTCGTTGATGATCTACGCCGGAAGCAACGAGGTGCAGATCACCCACGTGGCCCGAGACCTGCTCGGCGGCTAG
- a CDS encoding TrmH family RNA methyltransferase, whose product MAAAVKLHRHVGRRRAARFLAEGPNLVEAALRRGLVSELFATEAAAQRFADLLSGVPVELVTERAAKVLSDTVTPVGLVAVCTMPDIDLDAVLASEPTLVAVPVGISEPGNAGTLIRVADAMGADAVVLAGPSVDPYNGKCLRASAGSIFSVPVISEPDAPAAVWQLSGAGLQVLATVLDGEVSLDDADLAVPTAWLFGPEAHGLPAEVTALASARVHIPMVGGAESLNVASAGAICLYQSARALRAGFSSRP is encoded by the coding sequence GTGGCGGCCGCAGTCAAGCTGCACCGCCACGTCGGGCGCCGCCGCGCCGCACGTTTCCTCGCCGAGGGGCCCAACCTCGTCGAGGCAGCGTTGCGGCGCGGACTCGTTTCGGAACTGTTCGCCACCGAGGCCGCCGCGCAGCGGTTCGCCGATCTCCTGTCCGGCGTGCCGGTCGAGTTGGTCACAGAGCGGGCCGCGAAAGTGTTGTCCGACACCGTGACTCCGGTCGGACTGGTGGCGGTGTGCACGATGCCGGACATCGATCTGGATGCGGTGCTGGCAAGCGAGCCGACGCTGGTCGCGGTGCCGGTGGGCATCTCGGAGCCAGGCAACGCCGGCACGCTGATCCGGGTGGCCGACGCGATGGGTGCTGATGCGGTCGTGCTCGCCGGACCCAGTGTCGACCCCTACAACGGCAAGTGTCTGCGGGCGTCGGCCGGCAGCATCTTCTCCGTCCCGGTCATCAGCGAGCCCGACGCCCCGGCGGCCGTGTGGCAGTTGAGCGGCGCCGGCCTGCAGGTGCTGGCCACGGTCCTGGACGGCGAGGTGAGTCTGGACGACGCCGATCTGGCGGTTCCGACGGCATGGCTGTTCGGTCCGGAGGCACACGGTCTGCCCGCAGAGGTGACCGCGCTGGCGTCCGCACGGGTTCACATCCCGATGGTGGGCGGAGCCGAGAGTCTCAACGTCGCCTCGGCGGGCGCGATCTGCCTCTACCAGAGTGCCCGCGCGCTGCGCGCCGGATTCAGTTCTCGGCCTTGA
- the rplT gene encoding 50S ribosomal protein L20, with product MARVKRAVNAQKKRRTILKASKGYRGQRSRLYRKAKEQQLHSLTYAYRDRRARKGEFRKLWISRINAAARANDITYNRLIQGLKAAGIEVDRKNLAEIAVSDPAAFTALVEAAKAALPEDVNAPSGEAA from the coding sequence ATGGCACGCGTGAAGCGCGCAGTCAACGCGCAGAAGAAGCGCCGCACCATCCTCAAGGCGTCGAAGGGCTACCGCGGGCAGCGGTCCCGCCTGTACCGCAAGGCCAAAGAGCAGCAGCTGCACTCGTTGACCTATGCCTACCGTGACCGGCGTGCCCGCAAGGGCGAGTTCCGCAAGCTGTGGATCTCCCGTATCAACGCGGCCGCACGGGCCAACGACATCACGTACAACCGCCTGATCCAGGGCCTCAAGGCCGCCGGTATCGAGGTGGACCGCAAGAACCTCGCCGAGATCGCCGTCAGCGATCCGGCCGCGTTCACGGCATTGGTGGAGGCCGCCAAGGCCGCTCTGCCGGAGGATGTCAACGCTCCGTCGGGCGAGGCTGCCTGA
- the rpmI gene encoding 50S ribosomal protein L35 encodes MPKAKTHSGASKRFRRTGTGKIVRQKANRRHLLEHKPSSRTRRLAGRTAVAANDTKRVAKMLNG; translated from the coding sequence ATGCCCAAGGCGAAGACCCACAGCGGCGCTTCGAAGCGGTTCCGTCGCACCGGGACCGGCAAGATCGTCCGTCAGAAGGCGAACCGTAGGCACCTGCTCGAGCACAAGCCGTCGTCCCGCACCCGCCGGCTCGCCGGCCGGACCGCGGTGGCCGCGAACGACACCAAGCGTGTCGCGAAGATGCTGAACGGCTGA